TTTAATTTGTCAGTCTTATTTCAAGTGGGGTGCCTAAAACTGCCCACAATACTCCAGTCCTAACTTGAGTGGAATGAAGAAATTGTGGCTAGTGCACACTGAATGAAGTAATTGTGGTGGTGGGTGCAccatctctggagacattccaggccaggctggatgtagttctgggcaacctgatctagttgaagatgttcctgctcattgcagggggttggattAGATGGGcttcccttccaaaccaaactattctatgattcaacaAATGCTTCCAAACTGCTTAACTATCATTTTCTAacatgtaaacattttttaagtatttgcaCAGTCTTTTAATTTTCACGGGCTTAGCAGCCCGTTTTACTAGTATCTCTCTTGCTGTCTTTACTGGCCACCTCAATTCCTTCATCTTTTCTCGAAGCAGCCCTTTGAGCGATTGAATGTCTCTGAGTTTACCTTTTTCTACTTTCCCCTCTACACTAAGAAAATAGACAAGAGTTAATAGTTAAtagttggactcgatgatcttaagggtcttttccaacctaaatgattctatgatgctatcATCTTCAGGAAAAGCCTATGAAATTTAGCCAGTTTCAAAGATAGCAAGCATCTGGATTGGGAGCGCAAGATTGCTTTTCAGAGTCACTATATAGATAATTTAACACTAGGTATAAGGCTTTCCCTAGTTCAGTTAGTGGAAGAAAAAGTTGTTAAAAGACTACAGTATGGTATGACTTGATAAAGGAAAGCCATTTCCACTGCAAAGAGACAGACTGCTTTCCAGATGTTAGAATTTGCAAAACCAATTCATCTGAGCCTCCTCAAAATACATACTTTTAACTTGCCAAATACCATTTTGTATGGTCAATTATATATAGAAAAGGGTTtaaaaaggcacaaaataaaacattgtaCCATATGTTAATGCTgtgttgtcatggtttaaccccaacTGCCAACTAAGTCCCACACAACTGCTTGTTCACACCGCAGCCagtgggacagggaggagaattggaaaaagggTAAatccatgggttgagataagaacagtttagttatttaaataaagtacaatataatactacaactgataataatgaaaagggaaataacagaaggagaaagataaaactgaaaaaaacccaaccccaaaacaaaccagaaactgacaaacaacagtgatgcacagtacaattgctcagcaTCCGCTGCAGAAGGATTAACTCTGGAAGTTAATTCTgaagtttctgaagaaaatgaactctgttacagctgaaaccaggacatatGTCCTCTGAATGCTCAGAATTGGAAAGTACAAGATTTTTACCCCTAACAGAACAGAGATTGAAGGCAGCAAGTCATTTCATCACATACAGTAGCATACCTAAGATAAATCTATGTTATTGTATATGCCAGTTTACAGAAATGTAAGTGTAAAAATATTCTGAGTCAAACAGCAGCTGAGTTCTTGCACCAATCTTGACTTGGACCATAGCCCTTGAGTGTCTTATTTGTCTCTAATCTTAACAATTTGCCATTTCATTTTTAgccaaataaaatttaaaacattttgctacaatagttctttcttttctctcctttataAAATTGTTTCTTAAACTTGAAACTCTATCAGCTGTCCtttaattgttattttctaAAAGGTGCTTAAACCAGCATGTTCTTTTGGTGgtttgcataaaaaaaaaaaagacccaagaCAAAACAAATTGTCCAATGACaaactatagaatcatagagtggtttgggttggaagggacattcaaagctcatctagtccaactcacatgcaatgagcagggacatcttcaactagatatgagtttatataatttatatatctCCACTACTAGTGTTACTAACAGCCGTGTGCCTTATTCTTGAAAGCTCCTGGAAGAATATCCTGTTTCTctttaaatcagatttttaattttcaaagaaattgtttgtgtttgaatatttcagaaataccaaACTTTCAACTTGTTCTCCAGGAGCCTCAGCAAGGAGCTGTGATGgtcacagaaaatgcaaagcaggTAATTATTAAGCTGCTGAAAtaagctaaaattaaaataggtCAAGGACTGGTCTTAAAACAGCTAAGCTGTTGTGGCCTTTTTTAACAATCCTCTTTGGAAGGTTATTATTAACTGGATTAATGATGAAAGATAGAAATAGCTTCCAAATACTGCTTGTACTATCTTCTGATCAGATTGTACTTCCCTTTGCCTGCTGTGTGGAATTCCTGTGTCCTTCATCCACCCAATCCATATTCATGCTATTTTCTGCCTCTTATGAGGCAGTTCTTCAGCAAAACCGTAGGCTAAACTAAGGTAAAtctcaggaaataaaattcCAAAGGTTCAGCAGCCATTGTAGGATGGCAGCCAACCCTATCCATTCCCACTGCCTTGATGGGGATCTGGCAGACTGACTGGAGCAAGCCGAGTTCTCTTTAAGTGGGAGACAACTAGACTCTGTTAGTATTCTTCCATTGTGAACAGCTGCAGGTACAATCACAGTCAGTCTGTTGGTGAGAACAGTGCAGGGTTACAtacctgctgctttgctttataCCCAGTCAGCACGGTGATGGAGATGACTGCCTCTGTATGTCTTTGGTAAGAACTTGTAGAATTGTTAGCTTAGAGCAAGGCCTGGGCTCTTTCCAGACTGCTCCACTCTGTTCCAACCTGCCagcagggggaagaaaatgctgtgttttgtctaCTATATTTCTCTCCAACAAAGAGTTAATAGTATATATATTACTGTGAAGTATTAGGGCAAAAGTTGAAATTTGGGACTTATGTTGGAACTGGAGAAGGCATTTTGAGTCAGGTCATTCTGCTTGACTTCAGACCGTTATATTCCAGCTGCCTGTAGTTGAGGTTGTAAGCTAAGAGATCAACGGGTACACTCACACATCCATGCAGATGCGGTCTTTTCAAGGGCAGATATGAGCCTTTGAGCTATTTTCTAGAGCCCCTTTTATAGACAGTGGAGGTAATGGGTTCTTTAGCATATGATTCACTTAGTCCAAGGTGGGTGTTGAAAATGGGTGTCGTGGTTGagacccagccagtaactcggcaccacacagctgcttgctcgcCCGCTTCCCTAGGTGGAATGGGGAGgggaatcagaagaatgtaaaacccatgggtggaaataagagcagtttaataactaaagtacaatataatactactactactactaatgataatgataagggaacTAACAAGGggaaactaaaaggggaaaggaaaaatgaagaataacCAGCAGGGATGCctaatacaattgctcagcacccactgaccaataccaagcccgacctgagcagcaatctgtcCCTTCCGGGTAACTACTCCCAGTTTCTATCCCAGCATGACGTGGAATATGGAATATCTGTTTGGCTAgtctgggtcaggtgtcctgtctcttaTCCCTCCTGGCTCAAAGAGTCAATGATTTCAACCCTGGAATTGTCCATTTCAATGTCTTAATTACAAAAAGAGCGTAGCTAAATAGCTTGCATGTAAGAATTTACACTTGGACACCTATATTGTGCACTTCTGCATCTTACCCATGACTTTAGGCCAAGATACATGTGGATCCAAACCTGGTTCAGGGGTTTGGGTCATGTGCACAAGTTATTTCGATGCATACAATGCATTCCATTTCAGTGCTTGGAGCTTGCAAAGGCAAAGTGCTCTAGAAATTTGGGTTAGCGATTTCCTTCTGACCTGTTAGTGCCTTGGACTTATATTCTAGGTATTTACAGCAAAAGTAAATTCTGAAcgcttcattttgttttcagtctttccATCATTGGGCTgggtaggggtttttttacttgctttttttgGAGTGGGAGTGAGTAGCTTTTTTTAGGGACACTTTACTTAGTTCTGACTTGTAGTCTTTTTGTATTCTATTTCAAACCCTTTCCCACAGAAGTAGTACTAACAATGCCAATTGTTTGGTGTGGTGAAAGCCAGCGTGTGTTGGGAACTAGCCAGAAATACTGCTGTTCAATTTAGGTGCACTTTAACTTGTAAGTGGACTTTTCAGAATGAAGAAATTAGTAGATTAAGTCTCAGTTCTTGTATGGATGTCAACAGCAAACTAACCAATTTCCTGAGCACTTTATTCAGCATCTTTGTGTGGGTAAAAAGAGTTTGTGAAATAGCAAAATCTCCTCGCTTTTTCCAGTGTGTTCTGTCTTGTTCAACAGTCAGGTTCTGTCCTGTCTGACAGAGAAGCAGGAGATGTACAGTGGTTAATAGATTGTTGTGGGGTGGTTTGTTATCTGTGTGGTGAAGCCTAGGGTTAGAACTTTCCTAGGAAGACTCCAGATTCTTTATCTGCTGGAATAGTGAGGCACAATGAGTATAGTGACAAACACATGACTTCTCACCTTCTCTGCTCGGGTGGTTCAGTGAAAGATTATGGATCTGTAGTGAGTCTCTTTGAAGCAGTAAAGGTGGGAAGGAAGTTAGTAGAATCTGCATTCATCAATATCATAACCTGCTGAGATAGGTCTTAGTCTCTTGCTTAACATCAAAACCAATTtttacctatttttaaaaatacatttctttagGCATGAGATTTACATCTAAAGTTGGGACTGATAGTTTTTCTTAAAGCttggcagagcagcaggcagctaAGATACCTGTCTTCTAATGCAAAGATCAAAActaagtattttttcttcaacCAATAGAACAAAAAAGTTGGACCTGAGGTGAAATTGCAAGACCTGCAGACTCTGGAAGCTCCAGCCTCTTACATAGACTGCTCTTCTACAGGTGAGGACACAGAATAAGGCATGTGACAAGAAAATTCTGGAAATCTGAGAAGTTTCAGGGACAAATCTAAGGTGATTTGGAAAGAGGATCTTTGAAGTCAGAATCTAAAGATGTATAGGGCATAGAAAAGATGCACATGAGGTAGAAGAGAACATTGTAATGTGGGCTGGATGGGATATatcagaagagaagaaagaagtggttcctgagagaggaggagagaagggtTTGAAGGAGAGTGCGTTTGTAGATGCAAAGGTTGATGTATAAGACATGGAAGAGAATTAAGATAAGATGAAGTAGTGGGTTCCTCGCTGCAAGCCAGCAAATGTCTTTTTATGTCTGGAATTACCACCACCCCACTaacccaaattaaaaaaaaccccaaccaaccagccaaacaacaacaaaaaaacccaaagccccaacaaaccaaaccgATCTGCTACCTGGTTCACTTATCTCTTTACCTCTTAATTCTTCTGTAGAGGTTAGATATAGTGCAGACTTAGGTGATGCCAGCATGCAGCACATGCAGGAGGTTTTGTATATGCAGAGGTATTGGGAATGTCTGGTGCAATGCAGGTTCAAAAtcttttggttgggttttggtttttttttgtctttctcaccTTGGAAACTAGAGAAGCTTCAGTCTCATCTATTGTCTCCATTTACCGACTGACTTTACATGCAACGTGTTATGCTGGTGGTGTTCTTTTTATCACTAGGTGTGTCAGAAGTGCTGGTGAATTCTGAAGTGCAAAAGCCTTTTGATGACACTTCAGTGCTCCCTGAGGTACAAATTTAGTCTggaactttttttccctcttggtATTGTATGCATCTGTGTTTAGTTTAAAAGCCCCAGAGAGCTGTTTTATTAATATCCTGTAACTTAAAGTGGTTATAGTGACACTGCAACAGGTTGTAAGAGAGAGCTCTGCTTTAGTGGTTCCCGATAAATTGTTTCTGCCCTCCAGACCAAGGAACGGACTGATGAGCCTTTCAACACAGGAAGTTGACTTATTGGTGGGCTGCTGATCCATGTTTTCTGGGAAGAATTTGTGACTGCTTTTCTTTGGTTACCTGTTTTTGAGGGTGGGAGGAAACCTTAAGGTAATTCTTATTTGGAAAAAGCCAAGCACTTTGGTGCAGGTGCTTTGTCTAGTGCTCTCACTTTGAGGTGGACACTGGTGGGAATATGGGCTTCTACactctttctttgctgtgttaAATTGACAAATAGAATGGGGAGCAAAACCTCCTCATTTAGAGACTATGGATAGGATGCCAGGAAAATGTGGCTGGATAAGTACACTGGAGGGCTTCTGAGAATCACAGCAGAATTGAAATTTTTCAGAATCATACTGTCTTGTAATCAAGAGAGAAATAAGGGGATAGGAAGTTATAGTTATGGTCTAATCCTAAAGCCAGAATCTTTCATGCTGCAActtcagaactgaaatgaacagaaatgacCTGACAAATCCTCCTGTTATTAGAGAGCTACTATTTATTTCAATAGCCAGCTCAAAGAAGGGTATCCTTAAACTAAATGGGGAAAGCAGATACTTCACAGGATTCAAAGGAAAATTGAAACCTATTACTTTATTTTAGGCAAGAACAGATGCCTTTCCCAATGGAAGTGAGCAGTTTACTGAGGAAAGTTGTCCACCTGAAATTCTAGAATATcttgctgcagagaaacagaaagaactgTCAGGTTTGCTGCTGGAACTGAAAGAAGcccaagaagaaataaattttctgaaaaggCAGCTCAAGGGCCCAAATGGTCCAACTTCTACAGGTAACCAAACAGGAGAAGGTAATTCCCAGATACGGTTTCTTGAGGGGGAAGAACAAAAGGCTTCAGATACACAAAATGAGTTTGGCAGTAGCTCATTACTGAGAGAAATAGAAATTGGAGTGCTTCAGGAAACCAGAATCGATCTTCAAGAAGTGCCCCAGGGGAGTACTGTCCCCTGCAGAGAGGAGATAGAGGCAATGCAAGAGTCTACAGCAGATCCAGAGCCTGGCATCTCTCAATCTCAAGAACTGATCAAGTTGCAAAACCAAACTAGCGAACTGCAAATAGTTCTGCAGAAATCAGAAGAATCTTATAAGAAAGATCTAGgagaaaaagatgcagaaataaatagGCTTAACCAGTTGGCTgaggaatacagaaaaaaaatagaggattCTGACAGtgcattttgtgttttgattgAAGAACGAGATCAGCTCCTGTGTCAGATGAAGGAACTTTCTACCATAACAGAACTGAAAGAGCAAGTGAGGCAACTTGAGGACAATCTAgctctttcagaaaagcagagactGTCAGACAGTCAAAGCAGTCTTCTCAGAGAACAAATCCAGAGCCTTAGAAATGAATTTAAATCCAAGGAGATAAAAATTGAAGCTTTGCAAAAAGACTTGGATGAAGCACAACTTCAGCTTTCTGACCAGGACGTGCAACTAAAACGTCTGAGAAGCCAGATTGAGAAGAAAGAATGTGAAGTACTTGATCTAGAACAGCTTTTGAGGAAGAGTACAGCTGAGATAAAAGAACTTTGCCAAAACTTAGCCTCAAAGGGGCAAGAAGCAGCAAGTCTAGAACAGCTTGTTGCTGAACACACCAGCTCCATAGAGAGCCTGCAAAAAGCTTTGCTGGAGAAAGACCAACAGATGACAGAGATCAGTGTCAGCATGTCTGATAAAATGGTTCTGCTGAATGAAGAGAAATTTTCTCTAGGAAATGAGCTGAAGAGTCTGAAAGAGCAAAGGAGTCTGTTACTAAagtatcaggaagaaaaagaccaaaacatAGAAGCAAAAGATATATGTCTGAAATGTGGGACATCTGAGCACCAGTATGAGACAGAGGCAGTGTGTAAAGACACTGAGGTGTTAGTAAATAAAGTTGaacttctgaaaaaagaaaacgaGCAAGTAAAGCGGAAGTTGCAAGCAGCACTTGCTAACAGGAAGGAGCTTCTGAAGAAAGTTAGCAAACTGGAGAATGAGTTAGTACACTTGCAAAGAGAACATGAATTGGAACCCTCAGTGACTCAAGCAgctgaaggggaagaaaattCAACAAGTGTGATAAGCAGAGAAGTGAATATTGGAAACCAGCCCAGTATAGATTATCTAAgtcagctgctttctgaaaaggaatCTGAGTTGCAGAGCATCCGGAAAGACCTGCGAGATAAAGAAACAACTGAAGCACAATTGCAGGCAGTGATTGAGGAGATGAGGCGAAGCTTGCAAGGTAGGACAAACATTGTTCCAGTTAAAGATGAAATCATGGGGAGTCAGACAATTGCTGACAAAAATGTTGAGACCAATAAAAGCCCAaaagataatgaagaaaatgaaaaaaatacttcagaagttaaaaatcttgaagaaaaccaaaagtcTGCTCTGAAAGAGAGAATTTCAGCTcttgaacaagaaaaagaacaacttcAAAAAAAACTTCAGGAAGCTCTGGCATCTCGCAAAGACACTATAAAAAAAGCTCAAGAAAAAGACAGGCATCACAGAGAACagctgaaacagcagaaagatgaTTACAACATCCTACAAGAAAAATTTgataagcaaagcaaagagaaagagagcatCCAAGCTCAGCTCAGACAACTCCAAGAACAGAAAGGATCAAGAGAGAGTGTTCTTTTAAATCCAGGAGGGTTGGATTCTTCatgcacagaagcagaaaatacaacaaataacAAGCTTGTACAAGTTGCAGATGTttctggggaagaggaaaaacttgaaaaattgtggatgaagaaggaagaattgGAATATAATCTTAGCCATATGCAAAGTGAACTTGCTTGCAAATCAGAATTAGTCTTTCATTTGCAAGAGCACACAGCACAGTTGTTTCTGGAGATAGAAAGGCTGAAGAGAACCTCTGATCAAGCTGAGGCTAAAGCAGCAAGTCTTCAGGCAGAATTGGAGATGAGTCGAGCAAAAATTTCGAGAGAGGGCAGTCTGGAAGACCTGAAAACACTTATACACaaaaaggatgaagaaattGAATTTCTTAATTTGCAGTTAAGGGAGAAAAGTGAGGCTCTCAGTAATGTGCAGGCACAGTTGCTGGAAAAAGAGGATTCAGTCAAGAAACTATGTAGTCAATTGGAAACTCAAGCTCAGGTACATGAGGAGCAAAGCAAGCGACTGCAAACAGAGTTACTTGAAATTCAGGAGAAGCAAGATGATCGTGCAGAAGCAGCTAAACAGAAGAATCAAATGCAGAGAAAGTTGCAAGCTGCACTTATCTCTAGAAAAGAGGCACTAAAGGAGAGCAGATCTCTAAAAGAGGAGCTGGCTAATGCAAAAATTACTATTGAAAATCTTTGTGTCAAGTTGACAAATATGGAAAGCCAAATATGTGGCCACGTTAAAGAAAGGGATACTTTAACAGAAAAGTTAGCAGGCCTCACTGAAGAGCGAGAAAAACTTATTGCAGAAGTTGATAAAGTACTTACAGAAAATCAGAATCTTGATGGATGCTGTAAAAACCTGACATTTACTCTGGATAAAGTTGTTTTAgagaaggagaagctggagaaggagatggGATCCTTGAAATGCTTTCAAGCTGCTGAGTGTTCTGAGTGGCATGAGAAATACAGGGAGCTTcagaaagaatatgaaactCTCCTGCAGTCCTATGAGAATGTGAGTAATGAGGCTGAGCGGATTCAGCATGTTTTGGAAACTGTTAGgcaggaaaaacaggaaatcTTCATTAAGTTGAAAAGCGttgaagcaaaaaaagaagaaacagataaGCAGCTACAGGAAGCTGGACAAGAAATTGATggaatgaaggagaaaatgaggaaatttGCAAAATCAAAGCAGCTAAAGATCCTGGAACTAGAGGAGGAGAATGAGAAGCTTAGAGCAGAGAtgcattttacagatggagaGCCACACAGGACTGTAGATGTCGTTACAAACGCTAACATGAAAGAAGATCTGGAGAGCTCTAGGAGGGATTACCAGTCTCTTTCTACTCAGCTTGAGACAGTAATGGCTGAAAAGAAGTCTCTTAGTCAAGAGATCACAGACTTAAAGCGTCAGTTGCAGTTAGCAGAATCTAagctgaaggaaagcagagaactgTTAGACAAGTATGTTTCTCAGAAGACAAtagaggaagaaacaaatgagGCAGTTCTCACACCACCACCAGTGGAGAGGACTGAAAATCAAGTGGACATAAGTTTTAGACCAGAGTCGtctcctgcagagctggaacAAAATGCAATTGGAGGTAGTAGTACTTGTGAAGATCTTGGTACCTACATACAGCAGATAGCTGAGCTCACAAAGCGAATCACGGAACTAGAAGATAATAGGAGGGCTTCAGAGCAACAGCTGGATGACATCCACGTGTGTGCTGAGACTTTAGCAGGTGAGAAAAGGGCTTTAGAGACCCAAATGGAAGAGAAAGTCCATGAATTGAATGCTTTTCAGGACACAGTTGCAAAGATGGAACAAACAGTCCAAAAAGCCAAAGATGACCTCATCAGGATGACAGAACTGAAGGACACACTACAGGCTGAGAAGGATGATTTGGAAGAAAGGCTCATGAATCAACTGGCAGAACTTAATGGCAGTATTGGAAACTATCAGCAGGATGCAAAAGACTTGCAGATCAAAAATGAGCAACTGCAACATGAGCTTCAGGGTTTGCAGAGAATGGTGCATGaactggaggaggagaaatgtcAGATGGCAAAGGAGAACAGTAAAGCaagttcagaaaagcaaaaggaatttgTAGAAAAGTTAAAATGCAGTTGGAGGGGAGACAGCAGCACATATGTAAAGGAACTTCAGgaactgctgaaacagaaacagcaggagattaagcagctgcagaaggactGTATtaaaagccaggaaaagaaCAGTAGTTTAGAAAGAACTGTTAAAGCTCTGGAATTTCTGCAGAGTGAGTCTCAGAAAGAGATAGAAGCAGCCAAGGAGACTTTAGCTAAAGCAGTTCAAGACACTAAGAAAGCCCAGGCAGAACTTGCTCTCTGCAGAGTAGTACTGGATGACACCCAGAGTGAGGCAGCAAGGGTTCTAGCAGAGAGTGCCAAAGTGAAAGAAGAGTTGCAGGCAAACAAAGAGaatattaaaattcaaatgaagaaaaaagatgaagactTTGAGAGAAGactggagcaggaaaaagacaagcactcaaaagaaattaaaagtgtggaagaaaagctagcagctttgcagagggaGAAGGACTACCTGGAAACGACTGTTTGTGATCTTCAAAACTCATTGAAGACAAAGGATCAAGAAGCCAAGCAATTGG
The window above is part of the Strigops habroptila isolate Jane chromosome 3, bStrHab1.2.pri, whole genome shotgun sequence genome. Proteins encoded here:
- the GOLGB1 gene encoding golgin subfamily B member 1 isoform X14 gives rise to the protein MLSRLSGLASSVLQELSGDDGDAVTEAGDSVTESSIPVKAVEPEAGSMEEAPEELLERLAQTEKLVVQLKDLIREKDALLQQKETVLKEEREAADAKLMKLKLQAKAKLASLNKRIEELAEKGSPLPAQTLPEEQVCPKCQNNQNTSERHREEAEALQELLREREETVQDLQEQLALAKVNLKDAEIKYATQLSSLEEVIQEKEALLEEQVHQHQAELLKIVAQSDLEVEVQQNLRTLQRKLEEQEAALLGRTQVVELLQQELSTAEQQNQTLIGQCQKMEVDLSSLRDVLEAERQQSRDLREKMELELAERKRSSHCLQEEVQCLSEQLEEARRAQTELEAKCKDLEQEQRLEVEEKNLQISCLRVAEQELQSSHAALVAENDRLKQDVDRLLVLSANNSATIQKLQDELVQKSEEFVCCQNELKSQSVVQVSKLEKQDETTSQEKIIDQEDQKGTSLLPTENLGRQEAEGEIPNFQLVLQEPQQGAVMVTENAKQNKKVGPEVKLQDLQTLEAPASYIDCSSTGVSEVLVNSEVQKPFDDTSVLPEARTDAFPNGSEQFTEESCPPEILEYLAAEKQKELSGLLLELKEAQEEINFLKRQLKGPNGPTSTGNQTGEGNSQIRFLEGEEQKASDTQNEFGSSSLLREIEIGVLQETRIDLQEVPQGSTVPCREEIEAMQESTADPEPGISQSQELIKLQNQTSELQIVLQKSEESYKKDLGEKDAEINRLNQLAEEYRKKIEDSDSAFCVLIEERDQLLCQMKELSTITELKEQVRQLEDNLALSEKQRLSDSQSSLLREQIQSLRNEFKSKEIKIEALQKDLDEAQLQLSDQDVQLKRLRSQIEKKECEVLDLEQLLRKSTAEIKELCQNLASKGQEAASLEQLVAEHTSSIESLQKALLEKDQQMTEISVSMSDKMVLLNEEKFSLGNELKSLKEQRSLLLKYQEEKDQNIEAKDICLKCGTSEHQYETEAVCKDTEVLVNKVELLKKENEQVKRKLQAALANRKELLKKVSKLENELVHLQREHELEPSVTQAAEGEENSTSVISREVNIGNQPSIDYLSQLLSEKESELQSIRKDLRDKETTEAQLQAVIEEMRRSLQGRTNIVPVKDEIMGSQTIADKNVETNKSPKDNEENEKNTSEVKNLEENQKSALKERISALEQEKEQLQKKLQEALASRKDTIKKAQEKDRHHREQLKQQKDDYNILQEKFDKQSKEKESIQAQLRQLQEQKGSRESVLLNPGGLDSSCTEAENTTNNKLVQVADVSGEEEKLEKLWMKKEELEYNLSHMQSELACKSELVFHLQEHTAQLFLEIERLKRTSDQAEAKAASLQAELEMSRAKISREGSLEDLKTLIHKKDEEIEFLNLQLREKSEALSNVQAQLLEKEDSVKKLCSQLETQAQVHEEQSKRLQTELLEIQEKQDDRAEAAKQKNQMQRKLQAALISRKEALKESRSLKEELANAKITIENLCVKLTNMESQICGHVKERDTLTEKLAGLTEEREKLIAEVDKVLTENQNLDGCCKNLTFTLDKVVLEKEKLEKEMGSLKCFQAAECSEWHEKYRELQKEYETLLQSYENVSNEAERIQHVLETVRQEKQEIFIKLKSVEAKKEETDKQLQEAGQEIDGMKEKMRKFAKSKQLKILELEEENEKLRAEMHFTDGEPHRTVDVVTNANMKEDLESSRRDYQSLSTQLETVMAEKKSLSQEITDLKRQLQLAESKLKESRELLDKYVSQKTIEEETNEAVLTPPPVERTENQVDISFRPESSPAELEQNAIGGSSTCEDLGTYIQQIAELTKRITELEDNRRASEQQLDDIHVCAETLAGEKRALETQMEEKVHELNAFQDTVAKMEQTVQKAKDDLIRMTELKDTLQAEKDDLEERLMNQLAELNGSIGNYQQDAKDLQIKNEQLQHELQGLQRMVHELEEEKCQMAKENSKASSEKQKEFVEKLKCSWRGDSSTYVKELQELLKQKQQEIKQLQKDCIKSQEKNSSLERTVKALEFLQSESQKEIEAAKETLAKAVQDTKKAQAELALCRVVLDDTQSEAARVLAESAKVKEELQANKENIKIQMKKKDEDFERRLEQEKDKHSKEIKSVEEKLAALQREKDYLETTVCDLQNSLKTKDQEAKQLEGNLNKTLAQLAAFTRSMSSLQDDRDRVIDESKTWEKKFTETIQKKEEEIRSKEETCVALKDQMKQMTIHVEELQTHISRLERNKKDWESESGKEIQHHQKTCEMLEEEKKELLTQLEGSQKLYSKSQNEQQKLESEISSLRDQLADLQNFFTKCESVREELGSMVKQQEASIQNFKFTCEQLEGDLQASKDLTNKLYEEISAKDQKIISLLSAKEEAVMAALSELQQLHSEEMNELEQRLHKEEEDKKALENEKNKFLDKLDCLTEKMKISREESKQQKAQLDSFTKSMLSLQDDRDRILRDYKQLEERHLTIILEKDQLIQEAAAENNKLKEEIRSFHSRMDDLNSENAKLKAELVRYREDLNQVISIKDCQQKQLLKTQLQRSQTLEKEKVIIEIQLKESEHVQDDLRKCMEALREDKVSMLQEIETLTSSLSQVQNEVTALREGSPIMDYQAQLKAREEEAQELTHKLSLSHKRITELEAELVSVQRDAAKRVGEAEDRLRKELKHLHHDAGIMRNETETAEERVAELARDLMEMEQKLLAVTDENKDLRAQIQSFGKSMSSLQDSWDQANEELHVLKQKYSADLEEQKTLVQNLQKEVIHLQEEQHFTARDRDTARSELAELQKATEERGLLAEIGKLNQKLRAKDDELLQLSSELESSSDQIKSFSKAMASLQNERDCLLNELKTRKIEEAKQKAEGSTSTAPSEVQSLKKALSSLQNDRDRVVRELKNLQQQYILIGVESAENSRLKAQLQEYQQEADKQRCLQEQLKQESISYQQEIHQLRQEKTTWEKQNSSIKEQYLMVIAEKDKQLSHLQRIMQEMGRPLNKSQVVEEQYQTKIYNPDSSPERLRIEHYTSCLLSPVSQC